A single Streptomyces sp. Edi2 DNA region contains:
- a CDS encoding helix-turn-helix transcriptional regulator, protein MHPANKPKRITSWHVIGAQLSHFRKAARMTQPMLAERVGVHEDTIGSVEQGRRPLKLDLAETMDEVLGTKGALAVAVAKVPEREKLPAFVQDLVEHEEEALTLLSYQNQVVPGLLQTEPYARATFASLYPPLEHDQVEEWVSGRISRQKLLEREKPRPMLNFILEEVALHRPIGGPEILRAQLRHLRSCAELPFLGLQIMPTARCPHASLDGPLVLLETPEHEHFAYIEAQRISFLVDDPDEVSGYQQKYGMLRSQALTPEETKSLLDDLLGEP, encoded by the coding sequence ATGCACCCGGCGAACAAACCGAAGCGGATCACTTCCTGGCATGTCATCGGCGCCCAGCTGAGTCACTTCCGGAAGGCCGCCCGCATGACCCAGCCCATGCTGGCCGAGCGGGTGGGAGTACACGAGGACACCATCGGCTCGGTCGAGCAGGGCCGCAGACCGCTGAAGCTCGACCTGGCCGAGACGATGGACGAAGTCCTGGGCACCAAGGGGGCGTTAGCGGTCGCGGTGGCGAAGGTGCCGGAGCGGGAGAAGCTGCCCGCCTTCGTCCAGGACCTGGTGGAACACGAGGAGGAGGCACTGACGCTGCTGTCGTACCAGAACCAGGTGGTGCCTGGGCTGTTGCAGACCGAGCCGTACGCACGGGCAACCTTCGCCTCCCTCTACCCGCCTCTGGAGCACGACCAGGTCGAGGAATGGGTCTCCGGACGCATCAGCCGACAGAAGCTGCTGGAGCGCGAGAAGCCTCGGCCCATGCTCAACTTCATCCTGGAAGAGGTCGCACTCCACCGGCCGATCGGCGGCCCGGAGATCCTGCGTGCCCAGCTCCGCCATCTTCGGTCGTGCGCCGAACTCCCTTTTCTGGGGCTCCAGATCATGCCGACAGCCCGATGCCCCCATGCTTCCTTGGACGGTCCTTTGGTCCTGCTGGAGACACCCGAACACGAGCATTTCGCCTACATCGAAGCGCAACGGATCAGCTTCCTCGTCGATGATCCGGACGAGGTCAGTGGTTACCAACAGAAATATGGGATGCTGCGATCGCAGGCCCTCACACCAGAGGAGACGAAGAGCCTGCTGGACGACTTGCTAGGAGAGCCATGA
- a CDS encoding DUF397 domain-containing protein has protein sequence MTSTAAQHVSHGLSWFKSSYSASAGGNCIEVAYDWHKSSYSGSEGGDCVEVATCPHAIHVRDSKNPDGPALTLSAPAWAAFIANVSV, from the coding sequence ATGACCAGCACAGCAGCCCAGCACGTCTCTCACGGTCTTAGCTGGTTCAAGTCCAGCTACAGCGCCAGCGCCGGCGGCAACTGCATCGAAGTCGCCTACGACTGGCACAAGTCCAGCTACAGCGGCAGCGAGGGCGGCGACTGCGTCGAGGTCGCCACCTGCCCCCACGCCATTCACGTCCGCGACTCCAAGAACCCGGACGGTCCGGCGCTCACGTTGAGCGCCCCCGCCTGGGCCGCCTTCATCGCCAACGTCTCCGTCTGA
- a CDS encoding N,N-dimethylformamidase beta subunit family domain-containing protein, with the protein MGEDPRHGDRPDSGAAEHGAEVHGGAAEPGWEPAGAGGSGGGLDRRRFLGAAAVGAAGLAVGVTAGCGSTSGGGPGAGPTGGDQPDLAAERDRPGHPDWRIRSAGPPDAVQGYTDKVSVLPGEEFGLYVSTTAPGFRVAAYRVGWYRGAQARRVWHSDRVAGRRQRHPRLLPGTRSVRADWERTLRVRTDGWPPGAYLLRLDAEHGHQRYVPMVVRSARTTGRTVLMHAVATWQAYNAWGGYSLYRGADGGYGTRSLAVSFDRPYDTNGAGKFLVYERALVVLAERLGLPLAYTTGVDVHHDPSALRGATAALSLGHDEYWTPQQREHVTRARDAGTNLAFLGANACFRRVRLEPGPGPGPGQGQGSGSGASGALRTVVCYKTAYRDDPHFAGPHRAPPTHDFRQPPAADPESALTGVFYEGYPTDAPYVVHNADHWLFAGTGAKRGDAFDHLVGVEYDRVTPQAPTPEQLEIVAHSPLVCNGRRSHADSAYYTVPSGAGVFSSGTMRWVEALMAGTHDDGRDHGMDDRTRAFVTRTTENLLRAFAVAPAAKIRPAPRNNVAAVYGA; encoded by the coding sequence ATGGGCGAGGACCCACGGCATGGCGACCGGCCCGACAGCGGGGCCGCCGAACACGGCGCCGAGGTACACGGCGGGGCCGCGGAACCCGGCTGGGAACCCGCCGGGGCGGGCGGCTCAGGAGGCGGCCTGGACCGCAGACGGTTCCTCGGGGCCGCCGCCGTGGGGGCCGCCGGTCTCGCCGTGGGAGTGACCGCCGGCTGTGGCTCCACGTCAGGCGGGGGACCCGGTGCCGGCCCCACGGGTGGCGACCAGCCGGACCTGGCCGCGGAGCGGGACCGGCCGGGACACCCGGACTGGCGGATCCGCTCGGCCGGTCCGCCCGATGCGGTCCAGGGCTACACCGACAAGGTGAGCGTCCTGCCCGGCGAGGAGTTCGGACTGTACGTCTCGACCACAGCACCCGGGTTCCGTGTCGCGGCCTACCGGGTGGGCTGGTACCGAGGGGCCCAGGCCCGGCGGGTCTGGCACTCGGACCGGGTCGCCGGACGGCGCCAGCGCCACCCGAGGCTGCTGCCCGGGACCCGCAGCGTACGAGCGGACTGGGAGCGCACCCTCCGTGTACGCACCGACGGTTGGCCGCCGGGTGCCTATCTGCTCCGGCTGGATGCCGAGCACGGGCACCAGCGGTACGTCCCGATGGTCGTCCGCTCGGCCCGCACCACAGGCCGGACGGTGCTGATGCACGCGGTGGCCACCTGGCAGGCGTACAACGCATGGGGCGGCTACAGCCTCTACCGGGGCGCGGACGGCGGGTACGGCACGCGCTCGCTGGCCGTCAGCTTCGACCGGCCCTACGACACCAACGGCGCCGGGAAGTTCCTGGTCTACGAGCGCGCACTGGTGGTCCTCGCGGAACGGCTCGGCCTCCCGCTGGCCTACACCACCGGGGTGGACGTCCACCACGACCCGTCGGCGCTGCGGGGCGCCACGGCGGCGCTCTCGCTCGGCCACGACGAGTACTGGACCCCACAACAGCGGGAGCATGTCACCCGGGCCCGCGACGCCGGCACCAATCTGGCCTTCCTCGGGGCCAATGCCTGCTTCCGCCGGGTCAGGCTGGAACCGGGTCCGGGTCCCGGTCCGGGGCAGGGGCAGGGTTCGGGGTCGGGTGCGTCCGGTGCTCTGCGCACGGTGGTCTGCTACAAAACCGCCTACCGGGACGATCCGCACTTCGCCGGCCCGCACCGGGCCCCGCCGACCCACGACTTCCGCCAACCACCCGCCGCCGACCCGGAGTCCGCCCTCACCGGTGTCTTCTACGAGGGCTACCCGACGGATGCGCCCTATGTCGTGCACAACGCGGACCACTGGCTCTTCGCGGGGACGGGCGCGAAGCGGGGCGATGCCTTCGACCACCTGGTCGGGGTGGAGTACGACCGGGTGACCCCACAGGCGCCCACGCCGGAGCAGCTGGAGATCGTCGCCCACTCACCGCTGGTCTGCAACGGCCGGCGCAGCCACGCGGACTCTGCCTACTACACCGTGCCGAGCGGCGCCGGAGTCTTCTCCTCCGGAACGATGCGCTGGGTCGAGGCCCTGATGGCCGGAACGCACGACGACGGCCGTGACCACGGCATGGACGACCGGACACGAGCCTTCGTCACCCGCACCACCGAGAACCTGCTCCGCGCCTTCGCCGTGGCACCCGCGGCGAAGATCCGGCCTGCCCCGCGGAACAACGTCGCTGCTGTGTACGGGGCTTAG
- a CDS encoding alpha/beta fold hydrolase, whose protein sequence is MITLSPALRRAWAAGVALAACFAASPAVSAATVPPVADRDRAAALAGHGTGPGLDRYYRQRLAWGSCVQGPDDSMGHGLEKAGVRCAEVTVPLDYADPRGRTITVAISRLQATDTRHRIGSMLLNNGGPGGPALQSPPDARKAMKAVGPRYDIIGFDPRFVGRSTPLDCGWPVGTSILSAGLSRASFERQVAFQKGLADKCRATNASVLPHISTRNTARDMDVIRGALGERKISYLGYSYGTYLGTVYTQLFPGRFDRTVLDGALTPDGYGPRLLQGAEPENERALSDWAAWAARRNVTYGLGRTRADVLATVRSVVAASARGLTVGTAPDVFRLDDTQVPSLITAEIADDTDAQRAALGEHMAVLAKAVSGQPTRLSPQFAAALRSMLNGEDAKSAGAQTAIICGDKPAPRDPERYWRDIERSRAEHALFGPLTNNIGPCAFWDRPREKPTQVRHDAPALIVAATGDPRATYRNSLALHGLLPSSQLITLKGANRHGIYGRYGSACVDGKVNRYLATGKLPKDDQTCVKRAD, encoded by the coding sequence GTGATCACCCTCAGCCCGGCCCTGCGCCGCGCCTGGGCAGCGGGCGTCGCCCTCGCTGCCTGCTTCGCCGCTTCCCCCGCCGTGTCCGCGGCCACCGTGCCCCCTGTCGCGGACCGCGACCGCGCCGCGGCACTCGCCGGACACGGCACCGGGCCCGGGCTCGACCGCTACTACCGGCAGCGCCTCGCCTGGGGCAGCTGTGTCCAGGGCCCTGACGACTCGATGGGCCATGGCCTGGAGAAGGCCGGTGTGCGGTGCGCGGAGGTGACCGTGCCGCTGGATTACGCCGATCCCCGGGGCCGGACGATCACCGTCGCGATATCCCGGCTCCAGGCCACCGACACCCGCCACCGCATCGGCTCGATGCTCCTCAACAACGGCGGCCCGGGCGGCCCTGCCCTCCAGTCCCCGCCGGACGCCCGCAAGGCGATGAAGGCGGTCGGCCCGCGCTACGACATCATCGGCTTCGACCCGCGCTTCGTCGGACGCAGCACCCCGCTGGACTGCGGTTGGCCCGTCGGCACCAGCATCCTCTCGGCCGGTCTCAGCCGTGCGAGCTTCGAGCGCCAGGTCGCCTTCCAGAAGGGCCTGGCCGACAAGTGCCGGGCCACCAACGCGTCGGTGCTGCCGCACATCAGCACCCGCAATACGGCGCGCGACATGGACGTCATCCGCGGTGCGCTCGGCGAGCGGAAGATCTCCTACCTCGGCTACTCCTACGGAACGTACTTGGGCACGGTGTACACCCAGCTGTTCCCCGGCCGCTTCGACCGGACGGTGCTGGACGGGGCGCTCACCCCGGACGGCTACGGCCCCCGGCTGCTTCAGGGTGCCGAGCCCGAGAACGAGCGGGCGCTCTCCGACTGGGCCGCCTGGGCGGCGCGCCGCAACGTCACCTACGGCCTCGGCCGCACCCGCGCCGACGTGCTCGCCACGGTCCGCAGCGTCGTCGCGGCGTCCGCGCGCGGCCTGACGGTGGGCACCGCCCCCGACGTCTTCCGCCTCGACGACACCCAGGTGCCGTCCCTGATCACTGCCGAGATCGCAGACGACACCGACGCGCAGCGAGCTGCCCTCGGCGAGCACATGGCCGTTCTGGCCAAGGCCGTGAGCGGGCAGCCGACCCGGCTGTCTCCGCAGTTCGCCGCGGCTCTGCGGAGCATGCTGAACGGCGAGGACGCGAAATCCGCCGGGGCGCAGACCGCGATCATCTGCGGGGACAAGCCGGCCCCCCGCGACCCGGAGCGCTACTGGCGGGACATCGAGCGCAGCCGCGCCGAGCACGCGCTCTTCGGCCCGCTGACCAACAACATCGGACCGTGCGCCTTCTGGGACCGGCCGCGCGAGAAGCCCACCCAGGTGCGCCACGACGCACCGGCGCTGATCGTGGCCGCCACCGGCGACCCGCGCGCCACGTACAGGAACAGTCTCGCGCTGCACGGCCTGCTGCCGAGCTCTCAGCTGATCACCCTCAAGGGCGCGAACCGGCACGGGATCTACGGCAGATACGGCAGCGCCTGCGTGGACGGCAAGGTCAACCGGTACCTGGCCACCGGCAAGCTGCCGAAAGATGACCAGACCTGCGTCAAGCGGGCCGACTAG
- a CDS encoding aldo/keto reductase has translation MQQRQLGTHGPSVFALGLGCMGMSTSYGVPDDAESVRTLDRAAELGVTLLDTADAYGRGANEEFLGRWLRGRTARQRDGLVVATKFGLRHDAATGRVNEVDSSAAWVREACHASLRRLGTDRIDLYYLHRRDPAVPIEETVGAMADLVAAGAVRHLGLSEVSPQTLRRAHAVHPISAVQLEYSLFTREVVEGEMLATCRELGIGVVAYSPLGRGMLTGALASRDELTAEDARRRWPRFSEANIDRNLRLVQAVRTVAQALGCTPAQAVLAWLLAQGEDIVPIPGTKRRAYLEENAAAAGTALTPEQAARLRAAVPDGAVAGERYPLAALERLGH, from the coding sequence ATGCAGCAGCGTCAGCTGGGTACGCACGGGCCGAGCGTCTTTGCGCTCGGCCTCGGCTGTATGGGGATGTCCACGTCGTACGGCGTTCCGGACGACGCGGAGTCCGTGCGCACCCTGGACCGCGCCGCCGAGCTCGGTGTCACCCTCCTCGACACCGCGGACGCCTACGGGCGGGGCGCCAACGAGGAGTTCCTTGGCCGGTGGCTGCGCGGCCGTACGGCGAGGCAGCGGGACGGACTGGTCGTCGCGACCAAGTTCGGGCTGCGGCACGACGCCGCCACCGGGCGGGTGAACGAGGTCGACAGCTCCGCCGCCTGGGTGCGCGAGGCCTGCCACGCCTCGCTGCGCCGGCTCGGTACGGACCGTATCGACCTCTACTACCTGCACCGCCGCGACCCGGCCGTCCCCATCGAGGAAACGGTCGGGGCGATGGCCGACCTCGTCGCCGCCGGCGCCGTACGCCATCTCGGCCTCAGCGAGGTGAGTCCGCAGACGCTGCGCCGGGCGCACGCCGTCCACCCCATCAGCGCCGTACAACTGGAGTACTCCCTCTTCACCCGCGAGGTCGTGGAGGGCGAGATGCTGGCGACCTGCCGGGAACTCGGCATCGGCGTCGTCGCCTACTCACCGCTCGGGCGCGGCATGCTGACGGGTGCGCTGGCGTCCCGCGACGAGCTCACCGCCGAGGATGCCCGGCGCCGTTGGCCCCGGTTCTCCGAGGCGAACATCGACCGCAATCTGCGCCTGGTCCAGGCCGTTCGCACGGTCGCCCAGGCCCTCGGCTGCACCCCGGCACAGGCCGTCCTCGCCTGGCTGCTCGCCCAGGGTGAGGACATCGTCCCGATCCCCGGCACCAAGCGCCGGGCGTATCTGGAGGAGAACGCCGCGGCGGCCGGTACCGCGCTGACCCCGGAACAGGCGGCCCGGCTGCGGGCAGCCGTGCCCGACGGCGCGGTGGCCGGGGAACGCTACCCGCTCGCCGCCCTGGAGCGACTGGGCCACTGA